A window of the Brassica napus cultivar Da-Ae chromosome C5, Da-Ae, whole genome shotgun sequence genome harbors these coding sequences:
- the LOC106397735 gene encoding pentatricopeptide repeat-containing protein At1g03100, mitochondrial, which translates to MFSLKKAKLHAVSVHQSRFSSLFRAIEVTGTQPQASLQHGLAGEKVLSDARNHSLLSKLCTSTRFDIWSMNRTEAFSTMSGSILLQARDPAKLNEEIQIAVDQRRCDEAWRLFEQHMQMEGFPRKSVVNNVLVCFAESLDSNWLQKAYTLVEQAFEESKQNLLEKEPLVYLSLALAKSGMPVPASTILRKLVETEEYPHVSAWSSVLAHMSLTGSGSYLSAELVLEIGYLFQNNRVDPRKKSNALLLAMKPNTQALNIALAGCLLFGTTRKAEELLDMIPKIGVKADANLLVIMAHIYERNGRREELRKLQRHIDEACNLNDSQFWQFYNCLLMCHLKFGDLEAASKMVLEMLRRGKVARNSLGAAILGLDTAELKLRKVSGEGLEVKEHDSQVLSIHTMIPYEEFLRDRKFLNLEAEAKDVLGALLAKLHVQVELITSERGVLQPTEEIYVKLAKAFLESGKMKELAEFMLKAEHEDSPVSSDNSMLVNVTNACISLGMLDQAHDLLDEMRMAGVRTGSSVYSSLLKAYCKTNRTREVTALLRDAQKAGIQFDSSCYEALIQSQVIQNDTHGALSVFKEMKEAKIPRGGNQQFEKLLKGCEGNAEAGLMSKLLREIREGQSNLDAGVHDWNNVIHFFSKKGLMHDAEKALKRMRSLGHSPNAQTFHSMVTGYAAIGSKYTEVTELWGEMKSIAAATSSMRFDQELLDAVLYTFVRGGFFSRANEAVEMMEKEKMFVDKYKYRMLFLKYHKTAYKGKAPKVQSESQLRKRESGLAFKKWLGLT; encoded by the coding sequence ATGTTTTCTTTAAAGAAAGCGAAGCTTCATGCTGTCTCAGTTCACCAGAGTCGTTTCAGTTCTCTCTTTCGTGCCATTGAAGTTACAGGTACTCAACCTCAAGCTTCTTTACAACATGGTTTGGCGGGTGAGAAGGTTCTCTCTGATGCAAGAAACCATAGTTTGTTATCTAAGCTTTGTACTAGTACCAGATTCGATATATGGTCTATGAACCGAACAGAAGCATTTTCGACGATGTCTGGATCAATATTGCTTCAAGCCAGGGATCCTGCTAAGCTCAATGAAGAAATCCAAATCGCAGTTGATCAACGTAGATGCGACGAAGCTTGGAGATTGTTTGAACAACATATGCAAATGGAAGGGTTCCCGCGTAAATCCGTTGTTAACAACGTTTTGGTTTGTTTCGCTGAGAGTCTCGATTCCAATTGGCTACAAAAGGCTTACACTTTAGTGGAGCAAGCCTTTGAGGAGAGTAAACAGAATCTGCTAGAGAAGGAGCCTCTTGTGTATCTTTCATTGGCTCTGGCCAAGTCGGGGATGCCTGTTCCTGCGTCAACGATCTTGAGGAAGCTAGTTGAGACGGAAGAGTATCCTCACGTGAGTGCTTGGTCATCAGTGCTGGCGCATATGTCTCTCACGGGATCAGGAAGTTATCTATCTGCAGAGTTGGTTCTTGAGATTGGTTACTTGTTTCAGAACAATAGAGTTGATCCGCGGAAAAAGAGCAACGCGCTTTTGCTTGCGATGAAGCCTAATACTCAGGCGTTGAACATTGCTTTGGCGGGTTGTTTGTTGTTTGGGACAACACGAAAGGCTGAGGAGCTTCTTGATATGATACCGAAGATCGGTGTTAAAGCCGATGCTAATTTGTTGGTAATAATGGCTCATATATACGAAAGAAATGGGCGGAGAGAGGAGCTGAGGAAGCTCCAGAGGCATATAGATGAAGCTTGCAACTTGAATGATTCTCAGTTTTGGCAATTCTATAACTGCTTGCTTATGTGTCACCTTAAGTTCGGGGATCTCGAAGCTGCTTCGAAAATGGTTCTGGAAATGCTAAGAAGAGGAAAGGTAGCGAGGAACTCACTTGGAGCCGCCATTCTTGGACTGGATACTGCAGAATTAAAGCTCAGAAAAGTTTCTGGGGAAGGTTTAGAGGTTAAAGAACATGACAGTCAAGTGCTTTCTATACACACTATGATTCCGTATGAAGAGTTCCTTAGAGACAGGAAGTTTTTAAATCTTGAAGCTGAGGCAAAGGATGTTCTTGGTGCGTTGTTGGCTAAGCTGCATGTACAAGTGGAACTGATTACCTCGGAGCGAGGTGTTCTGCAACCGACGGAAGAGATTTATGTGAAATTAGCAAAGGCATTTCTAGAAAGTGGGAAGATGAAAGAGTTGGCAGAGTTTATGTTAAAGGCAGAACACGAAGACTCCCCTGTTTCTAGTGATAACTCGATGCTGGTGAATGTTACCAACGCGTGTATTTCTCTAGGAATGTTGGATCAGGCGCATGATCTACTCGACGAGATGCGTATGGCTGGGGTAAGAACCGGTTCCTCCGTTTATTCGTCGCTCCTCAAAGCTTACTGCAAAACAAACCGGACTAGAGAAGTGACAGCACTTCTTAGAGATGCTCAGAAGGCAGGGATTCAGTTCGACTCAAGCTGTTACGAAGCCTTGATCCAGTCTCAGGTGATTCAGAACGATACTCATGGAGCTCTCAGCGTGTTCAAGGAGATGAAAGAGGCGAAGATACCGAGAGGCGGGAACCAGCAGTTTGAGAAGCTCTTAAAGGGCTGCGAAGGAAACGCAGAGGCGGGGCTTATGTCGAAACTCTTGAGAGAAATCAGAGAAGGGCAGAGTAATTTGGATGCTGGCGTTCACGATTGGAACAATGTGATCCATTTCTTTAGCAAGAAAGGTTTGATGCATGACGCGGAGAAGGCGTTGAAGAGGATGAGAAGTCTGGGGCATTCGCCGAACGCTCAAACTTTTCATTCTATGGTCACAGGCTATGCAGCCATTGGGAGTAAATACACAGAGGTGACTGAGCTTTGGGGAGAGATGAAATCCATAGCCGCAGCTACTTCGTCGATGAGGTTTGATCAGGAGCTGCTGGATGCGGTGCTGTATACGTTTGTTAGAGGAGGGTTTTTCTCGAGGGCTAATGAAGCTGTGGAGATGATGGAGAAAGAGAAGATGTTTGTTGACAAGTACAAGTATAGGATGCTCTTCTTGAAGTATCACAAGACTGCTTATAAAGGCAAAGCTCCAAAAGTTCAGAGCGAGTCTCAGCTCAGGAAGAGGGAATCTGGTTTAGCATTCAAGAAATGGCTAGGCTTAACTTGA
- the LOC106399843 gene encoding late embryogenesis abundant protein 3: MAQQQNSPRDQRDSRQHGDVFSVSGDDDVARKQGAGSSKPGPAIVTMGSVDTVTIGEALEVTALSLGDKPVDRKDAAAIQAAETRATGDSKTRPGGLAEAAQEAAATNERTALEEAKVTIADILTDATEKLQGDKVVTSEDAEAVVGAELKNSPEMKTTPGGVADSMSAGARLNQPL; this comes from the exons ATGGCACAGCAACAAAATTCGCCAAGAGATCAGAGAGATTCACGTCAACACGGCGACGTTTTCAGCGTCTCCGGTGACGATGACGTGGCGAGAAAGCAAGGCGCTGGTTCCTCTAAGCCTGGTCCAGCGATCGTGACGATGGGATCAGTAGATACGGTTACGATTGGAGAAGCTTTGGAGGTTACGGCTTTGTCGCTTGGAGATAAGCCTGTTGACCGTAAAGATGCCGCCGCGATTCAAGCGGCTGAAACTAGAGCCACCGGTGACTCCAAGACTCGGCCCGGTGGTCTTGCCGAAGCGGCTCAGGAGGCTGCTGCCACTAACGAGCGCACGGCGTTGGAGGAAGCCAAAGTGACCATTGCAGACATTCTCACg GATGCGACAGAGAAGCTTCAAGGGGACAAGGTGGTGACAAGTGAAGATGCGGAGGCGGTGGTTGGTGCAGAACTCAAAAACAGTCCGGAAATGAAGACAACTCCTGGTGGAGTGGCTGATTCCATGTCGGCAGGTGCAAGGCTCAATCAACCACTCTAA
- the LOC106397477 gene encoding N-terminal acetyltransferase B complex catalytic subunit NAA20, translating into MTTIRRFSCNDLLRFTSVNLDHLTETFNMSFYMTYLARWPDYFHVAEGPGNRVMGYIMGKVEGQGESWHGHVTAVTVSPEYRRQQLAKKLMNLLEEISDKIDKAYFVDLFVRASNTPAIKMYEKLGYIIYRRVLRYYSGEEDGLDMRKALSRDVEKKSVIPLKRPITPDELEYD; encoded by the exons ATGACGACGATTCGAAGATTCAGCTGCAACGACCTTCTCCGATTCACCTCCGTGAATCTCGACCACCTCACTGAAACA TTCAACATGTCATTCTACATGACCTACTTGGCGAGATGGCCTGATTATTTCCATGTCGCTGAAGGTCCTGGCAATCGCGTCATGGGTTATA TTATGGGTAAAGTTGAAGGGCAGGGGGAATCATGGCATGGTCATGTGACCGCTGTCACTGTCTCTCCAGAATATCGCAGGCAGCAACTCGCGAAGAAGCTGATGAACCTCCTCGAAGAGATCAGCGATAAGAT TGATAAGGCCTACTTTGTGGATCTTTTCGTGAGAGCTTCTAACACACCAGCCATCAAGATGTATGAAAAG CTTGGCTACATAATATATAGGCGGGTTCTACGCTATTACTCAGGAGAAGAAGACGGGTTAG ATATGAGGAAGGCATTATCAAGAGATGTAGAGAAAAAGTCTGTGATTCCTCTCAAGAGACCCATCACTCCTGATGAATTAGAGTATGATTAA
- the LOC106399794 gene encoding protein FANTASTIC FOUR 2, translating into MGGLSFLQSMSDITSIVRTREDKAYVHPTVKRSVSQLNEKSLEMCTESLGAETGSESGDELTLLALEATAISRAHSKPQDEEKDADFRAKKATMSRSKSFPPPIKFVEESRYNRMVRSLGEDGRLVVQAIRISSPPRNFVAEREEGRLRLCLSPESSLLRDDHEEEEEEETEEGMAEENSENLEGKNGNKKISRLSSRCKENGREPKQMLTWKQQQFWVAT; encoded by the coding sequence ATGGGTGGGTTGAGTTTCCTACAATCTATGTCCGATATCACTTCCATTGTCCGAACCAGAGAGGATAAAGCTTATGTTCACCCGACCGTGAAACGCTCTGTTTCTCAGCTGAACGAGAAAAGCCTAGAGATGTGCACTGAGAGCCTCGGGGCCGAGACAGGAAGCGAGAGTGGTGACGAGTTGACCTTACTTGCCCTTGAAGCAACCGCTATCTCCAGGGCTCATTCGAAACCTCAAGATGAAGAAAAGGACGCTGACTTTCGTGCCAAGAAAGCAACGATGAGTCGCAGCAAAAGCTTCCCGCCACCGATAAAGTTCGTTGAAGAGTCAAGGTACAATCGCATGGTGAGGTCGTTAGGAGAAGATGGTCGTCTCGTTGTTCAAGCAATCAGGATTTCTTCTCCGCCACGTAACTTTGTAGCGGAACGTGAGGAAGGAAGGCTCCGTCTCTGTTTATCCCCGGAAAGTTCTTTACTTAGGGACGATcatgaagaggaggaagaagaagaaacagaggaggGCATGGCCGAGGAAAATAGTGAGAACTTGGAGGgtaaaaatggaaataaaaaGATTAGCAGGCTAAGCAGCAGATGCAAGGAGAATGGTCGTGAGCCTAAACAAATGCTTACCTGGAAGCAGCAGCAGTTTTGGGTCGCCACTTAA
- the BNAC05G01790D gene encoding uncharacterized isomerase BH0283 — MELWSKQKMVARKRVKYFVVDAFADSAFKGNPAAVCFLDDDDQRDDAWLQSLATEFNLSETCFLTPITVSDDQVLPRFSLRWFTPVAEVDLCGHATLASAHVIFTNGLVDSEVVEFATRSGILTAKRVPLTEEGSTFLIELDFPVVPTCEVNSTTDLSVFSNAVNGADIVDIKATEKDVLVVLSSWESVTELQPRIDEISKCSCEGLMVSAAASAGSQYDFCSRYFAPNFGINEDPVTGSAHCALAHYWSTKMNKCDFLAYQASSRGGTLNVHLDKEKQRVLLRGKAITVMEGCVLV; from the exons ATGGAGCTTTGGTCCAAGCAAAAAATGGTGGCGAGAAAGCGAGTCAAGTACTTCGTGGTTGATGCTTTCGCTGACTCCGCCTTCAAGGGCAATCCAGCTGCTGTTTGCTTTCTCGATGATGATGATCAGAGAGACGACGCTTGGCTTCAGTCTCTCGCCACCGAGTTCAACTTGTCCGAGACTTGTTTCCTTACTCCGATCACCGTCTCCGATGATCAAGTTCTCCCTCGCTTTAGTCTCCGGTGGTTCACTCCAGTCGCTGAG gTGGATCTGTGTGGTCATGCGACTTTAGCCTCTGCTCACGTTATCTTCACAAACGGTTTGGTTGATTCAGAGGTAGTTGAGTTCGCCACAAGATCAGGGATCCTAACAGCTAAGCGTGTTCCACTTACTGAAGAAGGATCAACCTTTTTGATTGAATTGGATTTCCCAGTTGTTCCAACTTGTGAAGTCAACTCCACTACTGATCTCTCGGTGTTCTCTAATGCTGTGAATGGAGCTGATATTGTTGATATTAAAGCCACAGAGAAAGACGTCCTC GTTGTGCTTTCGTCGTGGGAGTCTGTTACTGAGTTGCAGCCAAGAATAGATGAGATATCGAAATGTTCTTGCGAAGGACTGATGGTGTCCGCTGCTGCTTCTGCTGGATCTCAATATGATTTCTGTAGTCGCTACTTTGCTCCTAACTTTGGAATCAATGAG GATCCAGTTACTGGAAGTGCGCATTGTGCCTTAGCACATTACTGGAGCACCAAGATGAACAAGTGTGATTTCTTAGCCTACCAG GCTTCAAGCAGGGGAGGAACGCTCAATGTTCACCTGGACAAAGAGAAGCAGAGGGTTCTGCTGAGAGGCAAAGCAATCACTGTTATGGAAGGATGTGTCTtagtttga
- the LOC106401720 gene encoding R3H domain-containing protein 4 isoform X2: MAATNVLLRDESLLMSPSPLDPRRGDASAYRGLSLEKKIEALESLTGQVSNRRSRRWLNDRILMELVPRLDAQEIRGLFAPPPWGDDVPPSAFSLTNVGEWDKFRNIDMDKEANIMDSLNQSSVRQKGHVDADKTAVLTAWRRIDCRTREALRRSFLPDLIEGYENCISHFIEEGGEGDVLELKVQDPFHRLLLHGVCEYHNLVSTTETEQIGKKAMKRTKIKWKNSDEKLSISLAHFLRMSKEGAW; encoded by the exons ATGGCGGCTACCAATGTCTTGCTGCGAGATGAGAGCCTTCTTATGTCTCCGTCCCCTCTTGATCCCCGCAGAG GAGATGCTTCTGCTTATCGTGGCCTCTCTCTTGAGAAGAAAATTGAAGCCCTTGAGAGCCTCACAGGACAA GTTAGTAATCGGAGATCAAGGAGATGGTTAAATGATCGTATTCTGATGGAGCTTGTTCCTCGTTTAGATGCTCAAGAAATCAGAGGCTTGTTTGCCCCACCTCCATGgg GTGATGATGTTCCTCCCTCTGCCTTTTCCTTGACTAATGTTGGGGAATGGGACAAGTTCAGAAACATTGACATGGACAAGGAG GCCAATATCATGGACTCCTTGAACCAGTCATCCGTAAGGCAGAAAGGTCATGTGGATGCTGATAAAACTGCTGTTTTAACCGCTTGGCGAAGAATAGACTGTAGAACAAGAGAGGCTCTACGACGCAGCTTTTTACCTGACCTCATCGAGGGATATGAG AACTGTATAAGTCATTTCATTGAGGAAGGCGGTGAAGGAGACGTTCTTGAGCTCAAGGTTCAAGACCCATTCCATAGATTGCTTCTGCACGGTGTTTGTGAG TACCACAACTTGGTGTCTACAACTGAAACAGAACAAATAGGAAAGAAAGCAATGAAGAGGACGAAGATCAAATGGAAGAACAGTGACGAGAAACTGAGCATCAGCCTCGCCCATTTCCTCAGGATGTCAAAGGAAGGAGCTTGGTAA
- the LOC106401720 gene encoding R3H domain-containing protein 4 isoform X1, translated as MAATNVLLRDESLLMSPSPLDPRRGLIRIDLFPCLGDASAYRGLSLEKKIEALESLTGQVSNRRSRRWLNDRILMELVPRLDAQEIRGLFAPPPWGDDVPPSAFSLTNVGEWDKFRNIDMDKEANIMDSLNQSSVRQKGHVDADKTAVLTAWRRIDCRTREALRRSFLPDLIEGYENCISHFIEEGGEGDVLELKVQDPFHRLLLHGVCEYHNLVSTTETEQIGKKAMKRTKIKWKNSDEKLSISLAHFLRMSKEGAW; from the exons ATGGCGGCTACCAATGTCTTGCTGCGAGATGAGAGCCTTCTTATGTCTCCGTCCCCTCTTGATCCCCGCAGAGGTTTAATTCGAATTGACCTTTTCCCCTGTTTGG GAGATGCTTCTGCTTATCGTGGCCTCTCTCTTGAGAAGAAAATTGAAGCCCTTGAGAGCCTCACAGGACAA GTTAGTAATCGGAGATCAAGGAGATGGTTAAATGATCGTATTCTGATGGAGCTTGTTCCTCGTTTAGATGCTCAAGAAATCAGAGGCTTGTTTGCCCCACCTCCATGgg GTGATGATGTTCCTCCCTCTGCCTTTTCCTTGACTAATGTTGGGGAATGGGACAAGTTCAGAAACATTGACATGGACAAGGAG GCCAATATCATGGACTCCTTGAACCAGTCATCCGTAAGGCAGAAAGGTCATGTGGATGCTGATAAAACTGCTGTTTTAACCGCTTGGCGAAGAATAGACTGTAGAACAAGAGAGGCTCTACGACGCAGCTTTTTACCTGACCTCATCGAGGGATATGAG AACTGTATAAGTCATTTCATTGAGGAAGGCGGTGAAGGAGACGTTCTTGAGCTCAAGGTTCAAGACCCATTCCATAGATTGCTTCTGCACGGTGTTTGTGAG TACCACAACTTGGTGTCTACAACTGAAACAGAACAAATAGGAAAGAAAGCAATGAAGAGGACGAAGATCAAATGGAAGAACAGTGACGAGAAACTGAGCATCAGCCTCGCCCATTTCCTCAGGATGTCAAAGGAAGGAGCTTGGTAA
- the LOC106397342 gene encoding probable inactive leucine-rich repeat receptor-like protein kinase At3g03770: MIVIICFFPTSLECLDGNMGRLLTWEQVLSRKGTPSNKDEDRVDIYDFGVILLELIVGRPLKAKGQVDVLKEELQASISGDDGARRSMVDPTVHRTCSDQSLKTMMEICVKFLLKDPLERPSIEDVLWNLQFASQVQEVGYVTAILRALAACLLLQLPLVYT, encoded by the exons ATGATCgtcattatatgtttttttccaaCTTCCCTGGAATGTTTAGATGGGAATATGGGAAGATTGCTTACTTGGGAGCAAGTTCTATCAAGAAAAGGCACTCCAAG CAACAAAGATGAAGATAGAGTCGATATCTATGACTTTGGAGTGATATTGCTTGAACTTATAGTGGGAAGACCATTGAAAGCAAAGGGTCAAGTCGATGTTCTAAAAGAGGAG TTACAAGCGAGCATCTCAGGGGATGATGGAGCGCGTAGGAGCATGGTGGATCCAACGGTCCATAGAACCTGTTCAGACCAATCACTGAAGACAATGATGGAGATATGTGTAAAGTTTCTCCTCAAAGACCCTTTAGAACGTCCTTCCATTGAAGATGTTCTTTGGAATCTTCAGTTTGCTTCTCAAGTCCAAGAAGTTGGCTACGTAACAGCAATCCTCCGAGCACTCGCGGCTTGCCTTCTCCTGCAGCTTCCTCTCGTTTACACATAA
- the LOC106397361 gene encoding F-box protein DOR-like isoform X1: protein MKPPRQNVWGTRRVTRSMTSPQQISLPIPDELVFEIFSRLPSKVIARCRCVCKLWSSMLCSQDFIQSFLTKSCARPQILFSCEAKFDICFWSVPQPQNMEGDSSAVAAANHLAPFRRYTRFLGCTNGLFVCGFEGLKNDSKFVTVICNPSTGESLTLPRLKSRTRYEVETYLGYDPIAKEYKVLTLGTKRLSWRKVQCCIPHLPSSSIAVYICGHLPSSSMPICISGVLYYKAGAPCISSVEYIVESMVVCFDLRTEKFSSVKFLGTSCKEPTLVNYNGKLGLLMSGDSTYVNLERTSRSFELWVLRDAAKHEWSKHVYVLPPSWKNIVTETMRIIGMIGDEIVLSLCNQNKHLYVIYYNVESKMITKVGVQGMDVYRGCYLKTYLNYVEDVKLF, encoded by the exons ATGAAACCACCGCGGCAGAACGTCTGGGGTACTCGACGCGTTACTCGATCGATGACCAGCCCTCAGCAAATCTCGTTGCCGATTCCTGATGAACTCGTTTTCGAGATATTCTCGAGGTTGCCGTCGAAGGTGATTGCGAGATGTCGGTGCGTATGCAAGCTCTGGTCCTCCATGCTTTGCAGTCAAGATTTTATACAGTCGTTTTTGACCAAATCTTGTGCGCGCCCTCAGATCCTTTTCTCCTGCGAAGCTAAGTTCGATATTTGCTTTTGGTCGGTACCTCAGCCTCAAAATATGGAAGGTGACTCGTCTGCTGTAGCCGCCGCCAATCATCTTGCGCCTTTCCGCAGATACACTAGATTCTTAGGTTGTACCAATGGCTTATTCGTTTGTGGATTTGAGGGGCTGAAAAATGATTCAAAGTTCGTCACGGTGATATGTAACCCTAGCACGGGAGAGTCCTTGACCTTACCAAGATTGAAGTCGAGGACGAGGTATGAAGTGGAAACATATCTTGGATATGACCCCATTGCGAAAGAATACAAG GTTCTGACATTAGGAACTAAAAGATTGTCATGGAGGAAGGTCCAATGTTGCATACCTCATTTGCCTTCTTCTTCCATTGCTGTATACATCTGTGGTCATTTGCCTTCTTCTTCCATGCCTATATGCATCAGTGGTGTTTTGTACTACAAAGCCGGCGCACCATGCATATCTAGTGTGGAGTATATCGTGGAGTCTATGGTCGTTTGTTTTGATTTGAGGACTGAGAAGTTCAGCTCTGTCAAGTTCTTGGGAACTTCCTGTAAAGAACCAACTCTAGTAAACTACAATGGCAAACTAGGCTTGCTTATGTCAGGAGATTCTACATATGTTAATCTAGAAAGAACAAGTAGAAGTTTTGAGCTGTGGGTTCTACGAGACGCTGCAAAACATGAGTGGTCCAAGCATGTATACGTATTACCACCTTCGTGGAAGAATATAGTTACGGAGACCATGCGCATTATTGGAATGATTGGTGATGAAATCGTATTATCCCTGTGCAACCAAAACAAGCATTTATATGTCATCTACTACAATGTCGAGAGTAAGATGATCACAAAGGTTGGAGTCCAAGGAATGGACGTGTATCGGGGTTGTTATCTCAAGACCTATCTCAACTACGTTGAGGATGTTAAGCTTTTTTAA
- the LOC106397361 gene encoding F-box protein DOR-like isoform X2 yields MSILFSCEAKFDICFWSVPQPQNMEGDSSAVAAANHLAPFRRYTRFLGCTNGLFVCGFEGLKNDSKFVTVICNPSTGESLTLPRLKSRTRYEVETYLGYDPIAKEYKVLTLGTKRLSWRKVQCCIPHLPSSSIAVYICGHLPSSSMPICISGVLYYKAGAPCISSVEYIVESMVVCFDLRTEKFSSVKFLGTSCKEPTLVNYNGKLGLLMSGDSTYVNLERTSRSFELWVLRDAAKHEWSKHVYVLPPSWKNIVTETMRIIGMIGDEIVLSLCNQNKHLYVIYYNVESKMITKVGVQGMDVYRGCYLKTYLNYVEDVKLF; encoded by the exons ATGTCG ATCCTTTTCTCCTGCGAAGCTAAGTTCGATATTTGCTTTTGGTCGGTACCTCAGCCTCAAAATATGGAAGGTGACTCGTCTGCTGTAGCCGCCGCCAATCATCTTGCGCCTTTCCGCAGATACACTAGATTCTTAGGTTGTACCAATGGCTTATTCGTTTGTGGATTTGAGGGGCTGAAAAATGATTCAAAGTTCGTCACGGTGATATGTAACCCTAGCACGGGAGAGTCCTTGACCTTACCAAGATTGAAGTCGAGGACGAGGTATGAAGTGGAAACATATCTTGGATATGACCCCATTGCGAAAGAATACAAG GTTCTGACATTAGGAACTAAAAGATTGTCATGGAGGAAGGTCCAATGTTGCATACCTCATTTGCCTTCTTCTTCCATTGCTGTATACATCTGTGGTCATTTGCCTTCTTCTTCCATGCCTATATGCATCAGTGGTGTTTTGTACTACAAAGCCGGCGCACCATGCATATCTAGTGTGGAGTATATCGTGGAGTCTATGGTCGTTTGTTTTGATTTGAGGACTGAGAAGTTCAGCTCTGTCAAGTTCTTGGGAACTTCCTGTAAAGAACCAACTCTAGTAAACTACAATGGCAAACTAGGCTTGCTTATGTCAGGAGATTCTACATATGTTAATCTAGAAAGAACAAGTAGAAGTTTTGAGCTGTGGGTTCTACGAGACGCTGCAAAACATGAGTGGTCCAAGCATGTATACGTATTACCACCTTCGTGGAAGAATATAGTTACGGAGACCATGCGCATTATTGGAATGATTGGTGATGAAATCGTATTATCCCTGTGCAACCAAAACAAGCATTTATATGTCATCTACTACAATGTCGAGAGTAAGATGATCACAAAGGTTGGAGTCCAAGGAATGGACGTGTATCGGGGTTGTTATCTCAAGACCTATCTCAACTACGTTGAGGATGTTAAGCTTTTTTAA